A genomic region of Raphanus sativus cultivar WK10039 chromosome 6, ASM80110v3, whole genome shotgun sequence contains the following coding sequences:
- the LOC130495686 gene encoding uncharacterized protein LOC130495686 — MYPRLKSQVDFDDDADYPKWLHEVIQSPHVKVTTSQMYFTRGYTFHTYEYGRQRATSNYGICVKGETDFYGILTEIIEVEFPGILKLKCVLFKCEWFDPVVNRGVRFNKFGVVDVNGGRRYNKFEPFILASQADQVSYLPYPRMRESGINWLSVIKVTPRGRIISGEEPPLQEEQINEVEEPEQQIDDILLIDPHNHEYEDLTDDGTDEAVEDEFNENDDVSSDDENVSD; from the exons ATGTATCCAAggttgaagagtcag gttgattttgacgacgatgcagattatcctaagtggttacatgaagtaattcaatctccacatgtaaaggtcaccacttcacagatgtatttcacacgaggctatacttttcacacatatgagtatggtagacagcgggcaaccagtaactatggaatatgtgtgaaaggggaaaccgatttctacggtatcttgacagagattatcgaagtggaatttccagggatattgaagctgaaatgcgtcctcttcaaatgtgagtggttcgaccccgtcgtcaacagaggtgttcggtttaacaaattcggtgtagttgatgtcaatggtggaagaag gtacaacaaattcgagcctttcatcttagcttcacaagcagatcaagttagctaccttccataccctcggatgagagaatcgggaataaattggttatccgtgatcaaagttacacctcgaggacgaatcataagtggagaagaaccaccattgcaagaagaacagataaatgaagtcgaggaacctgaacaacaaattgatgacattcttctcattgatccgcataatcatgagtatgaagatcttaccgacgatggcacagatgaagctgttgaagacgagtttaatgaaaatgatgatgtttctagtgatgacgaaaatgtatctgattga
- the LOC130496744 gene encoding uncharacterized protein LOC130496744 produces the protein MVRQRMLTAHYREIFGEPGSQLDPPGSSSGAGGSGSSDQESVPETQHFFPPIPPPMAQPQPMAQPMAQPMAQPMAPPVPPPMAPPEIPAAVHPDLMVPPTVPFSQYTVEDILGMPGRAGLPIIDPDRPDGTLWFGVDNSLATDVTETIKGYFSMAHPNWKLTPIYIRKTWFKIYAQKYHWSIGVSERVRKAFYEKAQVRLSDTVCNWKGAWIVKGYTRGKPAELTTDVWDGLIRYWKDPNSIRIANICAAARNTVDEHGNGPMLHSTGQKPHAGVRLKMAKELGRLPTLPELYERTHKNKAGQFLDGKSEQIYNNVIARVEERQTQLTQQSGDGLPVTLSTTEVDKIYEEVVPKKKGRTLGIGSVNDVPRATSSYAQRQTEEVTQLRSELGATKSRVSGLEAFIDVIASTNPEWEALLRNMKQQNPIPGESSGTHNEEDVTRRSEEFYEAMNEP, from the exons atg gttcgccagcgcatgcttactgctcactacagggagatattcggtgagcctggtagtcagttagacccgccaggttcttcttcaggtgccggcggttcaggttcttcggatcaggagtctgttcccgagactcagcatttcttccctccgattcctcctccgatggctcagcctcagccgatggctcagccgatggctcagccgatggctcagccgatggctcctccggtgcctcctccgatggctcctcctgagatccccgccgctgttcatcccgatctcatggtgccacctactgttcccttctcgcagtacactgtcgaggatattcttggtatgccaggcagagctggtttaccaatcatagaccccgacagacccgacgggactttatg gtttggggttgacaattcccttgcgacagatgtaaccgagacgattaaaggttacttctccatggcgcatccaaactggaaattgacgccgatctacatccgaaagacgtggttcaagatttacgct caaaagtatcattggtccatcggggtcagtgagagagtgaggaaggcgttttacgaaaaggcgcaagttcgcttgtcggacacggtttgcaactggaagggtgcctggatcgtcaaggggtacacccgtggcaaacccgctgagcttaccacggatgtttgggacggcctcatccgttactggaaggatcctaactccattaggatcgcaaacatttgtgctgccgcccgtaacacggtagacgagcacggtaacggcccgatgctacactctacgggccaaaaaccacatgccggtgtccgtttgaaaatg gccaaagagttgggacgtctcccgactcttccggaactttacgagcggacccacaaaaacaaggcgggccagtttttagatggcaagtccgagcaaatctacaacaacgtaattgctcgggttgaggagcgccagactcagctgacccagcagtccggcgacggattaccagttaccttatccacaactgaagtggataagatttacgaggag gttgtccctaagaaaaagggacgtacgttggggatcggttccgtcaatgatgtcccgagagcgacatcatcttatgctcagagacagaccgaagaagtcactcagttgcgttccgagctgggcgcgaccaaaagccgtgtgagtggactcgaagccttcatcgacgttatagcgtccacaaatccggaatgggaagctttgttgaggaacatgaaacaacaaaatcccattccaggcgagtcatcgggcacacataacgaggaggatgttacgaggaggagcgaggaattctacgaggcgatgaacgagccttag
- the LOC108805814 gene encoding amidophosphoribosyltransferase 1, chloroplastic, whose protein sequence is MAATTTTTTFSSSLSLIPKSNNPSTTKPLSLLPKPFLKPSPLSLLSSSSTSSPLLVHGVSQYFSSESSGEHSLASFDYNEEDDDDEKPREECGVVGIFGDPEASRLCYLALHALQHRGQEGAGIVTVSNEKVLQTITGVGLVSEVFNESKLDQLPGEFAIGHVRYSTAGASMLKNVQPFVAGYRFGSIGVAHNGNLVNYKQLRAMLEENGSIFNTSSDTEVVLHLIAISKARPFFMRIIDACEKLQGAYSMVFVTEDKLVAVRDPHGFRPLVMGRRSNGAVVFASETCALDLIEATYEREVYPGEVLVVDKDGVKSQCLMSRNEPKQCIFEHIYFSLPNSIVFGRSVYESRHVFGEILATESPVECDVVIAVPDSGVVAALGYAAKSGVAFQQGLIRSHYVGRTFIEPSQKIRDFGVKLKLSPVRGVLEGKRVVVVDDSIVRGTTSSKIVRLLREAGAKEVHMRIASPPIVASCYYGVDTPSSEELISNRMSVQEISDFIGSDSLAFLSFDTLKKHLGEDSKSFCYACFTGDYPVKPQEVKVKRGGGDFIDDGLVGSFDNIEAGWVR, encoded by the coding sequence ATGgcagccaccaccaccacaaccacCTTCTCCTCTTCACTCTCTCTAATCCCTAAATCAAACAACCCTTCTACCACTAAACCCCTCTCTCTCCTCCCAAAACCCTTCCTTAAAccttcccctctctctctcctctcctcctcctcgaCCTCTTCTCCCCTCCTCGTCCATGGAGTCTCCCAGTATTTCTCCTCTGAGTCCTCCGGAGAACATTCTCTCGCCTCTTTTGATTACAACGAAGAGGACGACGACGACGAAAAGCCCCGAGAAGAGTGCGGAGTCGTCGGAATCTTCGGCGATCCGGAAGCTTCCCGTCTCTGTTACCTAGCCCTCCACGCGCTTCAGCATCGCGGCCAAGAAGGCGCAGGCATCGTAACCGTCAGCAACGAGAAGGTCCTCCAGACCATAACAGGTGTCGGGTTAGTCTCCGAGGTTTTCAACGAGTCCAAACTCGACCAGCTACCAGGAGAATTCGCCATCGGACACGTCCGCTACTCCACCGCCGGAGCCTCCATGCTCAAGAACGTCCAGCCTTTCGTCGCCGGCTACCGTTTCGGGTCCATCGGCGTTGCCCACAACGGTAACTTGGTGAACTACAAGCAGCTGAGGGCTATGCTCGAAGAGAACGGTTCGATTTTCAACACTAGCTCCGACACTGAGGTTGTGCTTCATTTGATTGCGATCTCTAAAGCTAGACCCTTTTTCATGAGGATCATTGATGCTTGTGAGAAGCTTCAAGGTGCTTACTCCATGGTCTTTGTTACTGAGGATAAGCTTGTCGCTGTTCGTGACCCGCATGGGTTTAGGCCTTTGGTTATGGGTAGGAGAAGTAACGGAGCGGTTGTGTTCGCTTCCGAGACTTGCGCTCTTGATTTGATTGAAGCTACTTACGAGAGAGAGGTTTATCCTGGTGAGGTTTTGGTTGTGGATAAAGACGGTGTGAAGTCGCAGTGTCTGATGTCTCGTAACGAGCCTAAGCAATGCATTTTCGAGCATATTTACTTCTCGTTACCCAACTCGATTGTGTTCGGTCGGTCCGTGTACGAGTCTAGGCATGTCTTTGGGGAGATTTTGGCTACGGAGTCGCCCGTTGAGTGCGATGTTGTGATCGCTGTGCCTGACTCTGGCGTTGTGGCTGCTCTAGGTTACGCTGCTAAGTCCGGTGTTGCGTTTCAGCAGGGGCTGATTAGGTCTCATTATGTTGGGAGGACGTTCATCGAGCCGTCGCAGAAGATTAGAGACTTTGGTGTGAAGCTGAAGCTGTCTCCTGTCCGCGGTGTTTTGGAAGGGAAGAGAGTTGTTGTGGTTGATGATTCGATTGTTAGAGGTACGACCTCGTCTAAGATTGTGCGTTTGCTGAGGGAAGCTGGTGCCAAAGAGGTTCATATGAGGATCGCTAGTCCTCCTATTGTAGCTTCTTGTTACTATGGAGTGGACACGCCTAGCTCGGAGGAGTTGATATCCAACAGAATGAGTGTTCAAGAGATTAGTGATTTCATTGGGAGTGACTCTCTTGCGTTTCTCTCGTTCGATACCTTGAAGAAACACTTAGGTGAAGACTCCAAGAGCTTCTGCTATGCGTGCTTTACTGGTGATTATCCTGTGAAGCCCCAAGAAGTTAAGGTGAAACGAGGAGGTGGAGACTTCATTGACGATGGTCTTGTTGGAAGTTTTGACAATATCGAAGCAGGTTGGGTTCGATAG